In Candidatus Poribacteria bacterium, one genomic interval encodes:
- the truA gene encoding tRNA pseudouridine(38-40) synthase TruA produces MYPRICSSERSRASRDMTGCLPCAITVGQRTARVYPVGSSGSTRGATRFASRAESVYTCHRNPTGRGGSPKNMPRNLRLLIEYDGTDYAGWQAQDNALTIQAVIERAGSRIVREDIRLTGAGRTDAGVHALGQVANFVTSSPIPCAGLKRALNDALPRDIGIRRVDEVHDRFHSRFDARSRTYVYTLLNRDDPSTMSARYEWHYRRPIPVDVWDDLCQRVPNTRDFASFRKTGSSRTSTLCDVSDCRCWNEADRVFVSISADAFLRGMVRALVGTLVRVAPEIGIGREAAGDEFQRILDARDRSCAGESAPPQGLCLTHVAYDL; encoded by the coding sequence ATGTACCCTCGCATCTGCTCGTCGGAGAGAAGTCGTGCCTCGCGCGACATGACCGGATGCCTCCCATGTGCCATCACCGTCGGACAACGAACGGCAAGAGTCTACCCAGTCGGCTCGTCGGGCTCAACGCGCGGTGCGACACGGTTCGCTTCTCGCGCGGAGTCCGTGTATACTTGCCACCGAAATCCGACCGGAAGGGGCGGCTCCCCCAAGAACATGCCACGCAATCTCCGACTCCTCATCGAATACGACGGGACGGACTATGCCGGCTGGCAGGCACAAGACAACGCCCTGACGATCCAGGCGGTCATCGAGCGAGCCGGTTCCCGCATCGTTCGCGAGGACATCCGCTTGACCGGGGCTGGGAGAACCGATGCCGGCGTCCACGCGTTGGGTCAGGTGGCGAACTTCGTGACGTCGTCTCCGATTCCCTGCGCCGGGCTCAAGCGTGCGCTGAACGACGCCCTCCCGCGCGACATCGGCATTCGGCGCGTCGACGAGGTGCACGACCGGTTCCACTCGCGATTCGACGCTCGGAGCAGGACGTACGTCTACACGCTGCTGAACCGGGATGATCCCTCAACCATGTCCGCGCGTTACGAGTGGCACTACCGGCGCCCCATTCCGGTCGATGTCTGGGACGACCTGTGCCAGCGCGTCCCGAACACCCGCGACTTCGCTTCGTTCCGCAAGACGGGCAGCAGTCGCACCTCGACCCTCTGCGACGTGTCCGACTGCCGGTGCTGGAACGAAGCCGACCGCGTCTTCGTATCCATATCGGCGGACGCGTTTCTGCGCGGCATGGTTCGAGCTCTGGTCGGGACCTTGGTGCGCGTGGCTCCGGAGATCGGGATAGGGAGGGAGGCGGCGGGCGACGAGTTCCAGCGGATACTCGACGCGCGGGATCGGTCGTGCGCTGGCGAATCCGCCCCGCCCCAGGGATTGTGCTTGACTCACGTGGCATACGACTTATGA